A window from Vulcanimicrobium alpinum encodes these proteins:
- the rpoZ gene encoding DNA-directed RNA polymerase subunit omega, with translation MSDSVFGDLDGLLKHVDSKFSLVNVVTKRAKQLNNGAPPLTERVNPNKPVSTAFNEVRLGKIPYKRTREGIK, from the coding sequence ATGAGCGACAGCGTTTTCGGCGACCTCGACGGCCTTCTCAAGCATGTCGACTCGAAGTTTTCTCTGGTCAACGTGGTGACGAAGCGCGCGAAACAACTCAACAACGGCGCGCCGCCGCTCACCGAACGCGTCAACCCCAACAAGCCGGTCTCGACGGCGTTCAACGAAGTGCGCCTGGGCAAGATCCCCTACAAGCGCACCCGCGAGGGGATCAAGTAG
- the gmk gene encoding guanylate kinase: MTVLTGPGLLFVVSGPSGAGKDTLVEGLKARHERLLYSVSATTRTPREGERDGVDYFFLDRDEFERRMAAGGFLETRDYNGNLYGTPRSFIDEALRAGYDVVSKPEVNGALAVKRAFPDAVLIFIVPDKFSHLRSRLEARRTETNEQIAARLEIAHDEFTFVRRFDYLVINEEAQPLRAVDDLEAIVRAERYRIHRYPDTRLKELEDS; the protein is encoded by the coding sequence ATGACGGTTCTGACCGGACCCGGTCTGCTGTTCGTCGTGTCGGGTCCGTCGGGAGCGGGGAAGGACACGCTGGTGGAGGGCCTCAAGGCCCGGCACGAGCGGCTCCTGTACTCGGTGTCGGCGACGACGCGGACACCCCGTGAGGGTGAGCGCGACGGCGTCGACTATTTCTTCCTCGACCGCGACGAGTTCGAACGGCGGATGGCCGCCGGCGGCTTCCTCGAGACGCGCGACTACAACGGGAACCTGTACGGGACCCCGCGGTCGTTCATCGACGAGGCGCTGCGCGCCGGCTACGACGTCGTCTCCAAACCCGAGGTCAACGGCGCGCTCGCCGTCAAACGCGCGTTCCCCGATGCCGTCCTCATCTTCATCGTCCCCGACAAGTTCTCGCATCTGCGCTCGCGCCTCGAAGCGCGCCGCACCGAGACGAACGAACAAATCGCGGCACGACTGGAGATCGCTCACGACGAGTTCACCTTCGTGCGGCGGTTCGACTACCTAGTGATCAACGAAGAGGCGCAGCCGCTCCGCGCGGTTGACGACCTCGAAGCGATCGTGCGAGCCGAACGGTACCGCATCCATCGTTATCCCGACACCCGACTCAAAGAATTGGAAGACTCCTGA
- a CDS encoding NFACT RNA binding domain-containing protein, whose protein sequence is MSTDWILVRRAAAELDRALKGGRVSDAGLLDDGRIAIRFGGLRGRGPATLAIDAFGTPPLVTLEDAEAAVAVDPGWLRTVSTSLRGTRLGAVRARRGDRVLVLTFGTSSRFGVESEFRLVLELVPRYGNVVLLRDRIVVAAAKQFSPADNPTRAVQIGMPYEPPPLPQPTLDFPAFTRALEAADRRARTRALGAFLPELPRLIAESFVAQSEAMPWPSEARRAAWLEERGRAILSATDGEPDALGDVYAYRGAGGTLEAAHVVALAQYASLARERLPRVLPLFAETRAATLRERRGDATERRRAALLSRIAKRARATAAEIAAVGARLADIGERDRLRESGDALFTHAHQIPPGATTYVPPTNPGLTIELNPDLDVKENAQRYYARYRKAADALPHLERRRAALRARGDALDVLAFEAERADPGTLLELEADLDELEGRPPPAAATPAARKRVPLRLDRPSGARIYVGRSPRENAEVTFRIARPDDLWFHARGIPGSHVVLQQPDGGEPDDADLDAAADLAATHSKARNAPRVDVDYTERKYVRKQRDAAPGLVWYVNARTRVGRPQA, encoded by the coding sequence ATGAGCACGGACTGGATACTCGTCCGCCGCGCGGCAGCGGAACTCGATCGCGCCCTCAAGGGCGGCCGCGTCTCCGACGCCGGCCTGCTCGACGACGGCCGCATCGCTATCCGCTTCGGCGGCTTGCGCGGCCGGGGTCCCGCGACCCTGGCGATCGATGCCTTCGGCACGCCGCCGCTGGTGACGCTCGAGGACGCCGAGGCGGCGGTCGCCGTCGATCCGGGCTGGCTGCGGACGGTCTCCACCTCGCTGCGCGGGACGCGGTTGGGGGCCGTGCGGGCCCGGCGCGGCGATCGCGTTCTCGTTCTGACCTTCGGAACGTCGTCGCGCTTCGGCGTCGAGAGCGAGTTCCGGCTCGTCCTCGAGCTGGTCCCGCGCTACGGCAACGTCGTGCTGCTTCGCGACCGGATCGTCGTCGCAGCGGCGAAGCAGTTCTCGCCGGCCGACAACCCGACGCGCGCGGTGCAGATCGGGATGCCCTACGAGCCCCCGCCGCTGCCCCAGCCGACGCTCGACTTCCCGGCCTTCACCCGGGCGCTCGAGGCCGCCGACCGGCGCGCGCGGACGCGGGCCCTCGGCGCGTTTCTCCCGGAACTTCCGCGCCTGATCGCCGAATCGTTCGTGGCGCAGAGCGAGGCAATGCCGTGGCCGTCCGAAGCGCGCCGCGCCGCATGGCTCGAGGAGCGCGGGCGCGCGATCCTCTCGGCGACCGACGGCGAACCCGACGCCCTGGGCGACGTGTACGCCTATCGCGGCGCCGGCGGGACGCTCGAGGCCGCGCACGTCGTCGCGCTCGCGCAGTACGCGTCCCTCGCGCGCGAACGTCTCCCGCGCGTGCTTCCGCTTTTCGCCGAGACCCGCGCCGCAACGCTGCGCGAACGCCGCGGCGACGCGACCGAACGCCGGCGCGCGGCGCTGCTCTCCCGGATCGCGAAGCGCGCGCGCGCGACGGCCGCCGAGATCGCGGCCGTCGGCGCGCGCCTCGCCGACATCGGCGAACGCGACCGTCTGCGCGAATCCGGCGACGCGCTCTTCACGCACGCGCACCAGATCCCGCCGGGTGCGACGACGTACGTCCCGCCGACCAATCCCGGGCTCACGATCGAACTGAATCCCGATCTCGACGTGAAAGAGAACGCGCAGCGCTACTACGCACGCTATCGCAAGGCCGCCGACGCCCTGCCGCATCTCGAACGCCGCCGCGCGGCGCTGCGTGCGCGCGGCGATGCGCTCGATGTGCTCGCGTTCGAAGCGGAACGCGCGGATCCGGGGACGCTCCTCGAACTCGAGGCCGATCTCGACGAACTCGAAGGCCGTCCGCCGCCCGCCGCAGCGACGCCGGCGGCGCGCAAACGGGTCCCGTTGCGGCTCGACCGTCCCTCGGGCGCCCGCATCTACGTCGGCCGTTCACCGCGCGAGAACGCCGAGGTGACGTTTCGCATCGCTCGGCCCGACGATCTCTGGTTTCACGCGCGCGGAATCCCGGGATCGCACGTCGTGCTGCAGCAGCCCGACGGCGGCGAACCGGACGACGCCGATCTCGACGCCGCGGCGGATCTGGCGGCGACGCACAGCAAGGCGCGCAACGCGCCGCGCGTCGACGTCGACTACACCGAGCGCAAGTATGTCCGCAAGCAGCGCGACGCCGCGCCGGGATTGGTGTGGTACGTCAACGCGCGCACGCGCGTCGGCCGCCCGCAGGCTTAG
- a CDS encoding IS5 family transposase, with translation MRTHDEQRASVWTTLQPEDTVPGDHPLRPMRVMVNEILRELSPEFSKLYSRRGRPSIAPEKLLRALLLQMFYSIRSEPMLLEQLRYNLLFRWFVGLSMDDKIWDPSTFSKNRDRFLNGEISERFFAAVVERARADELLSNEHFTVDGTLIEAWASHKSFRPKSDDEPPTSSGGRNEGVNFRGRPRSNETHVSSTDPDARLYRKSSGAPAILGYLGHALMENRNGLIVGVKTTRATGIAEREAALELIRGVSGSNRITLGADKAYDTKDFVEALRALNVTPHVAQNTTRRRSAIDRRTVRHPGYTVSQRRRKLIEESFGWGKTIGRLRKVHFRGLDLVGDIVRWTAAAYNLIRIRNLRAAT, from the coding sequence ATGCGGACTCATGATGAGCAGCGTGCATCCGTTTGGACGACGTTGCAGCCGGAAGACACCGTGCCCGGCGATCATCCGTTGCGCCCGATGCGCGTGATGGTCAACGAAATTCTGCGCGAACTCTCGCCGGAGTTTTCCAAGCTCTACTCCCGACGGGGCCGGCCATCGATCGCGCCGGAGAAGCTGCTGCGAGCCTTGCTGTTGCAAATGTTCTACTCGATCCGCAGCGAGCCGATGCTGCTGGAGCAGTTGCGTTACAATTTGCTCTTTCGTTGGTTCGTGGGCTTGAGCATGGACGACAAGATCTGGGACCCCTCGACGTTCAGCAAGAACCGCGATCGGTTCTTGAATGGCGAAATCTCCGAGCGGTTCTTCGCCGCTGTGGTCGAGCGGGCGCGTGCCGACGAACTGCTCTCGAACGAGCATTTCACCGTCGATGGGACGCTAATCGAGGCGTGGGCCAGCCACAAGAGCTTTCGGCCCAAGTCGGACGACGAACCGCCGACCTCGAGCGGCGGTCGCAACGAGGGCGTGAACTTTCGTGGCCGGCCGCGCAGCAACGAGACGCACGTCTCGAGTACCGATCCGGACGCGCGGTTGTACCGCAAGAGCAGCGGCGCGCCGGCGATTCTCGGCTATCTCGGACATGCTCTGATGGAGAATCGCAACGGCTTGATCGTCGGCGTGAAGACCACTCGCGCGACCGGGATCGCCGAACGCGAAGCAGCGCTGGAATTGATTCGCGGGGTCAGCGGAAGCAACCGAATCACGCTCGGCGCCGACAAGGCGTACGATACCAAAGACTTTGTCGAGGCGTTGCGAGCGCTCAACGTGACGCCGCACGTTGCTCAAAATACGACCCGTCGCCGCAGCGCGATCGACCGCCGAACCGTCCGCCATCCGGGCTACACGGTGAGTCAACGCAGGCGCAAGTTGATCGAGGAGAGCTTCGGGTGGGGCAAGACGATCGGCCGATTGCGCAAGGTGCATTTCCGCGGGCTTGATCTGGTCGGCGACATTGTGCGCTGGACGGCCGCGGCGTACAACTTGATCAGGATACGCAATCTGAGGGCCGCGACATGA
- a CDS encoding Hpt domain-containing protein, with product MELVLPDKTILDLTRLEEAFEDDTDGIAELLDMALETGAKHRRVLREGIAENDADVVRKAAHGIKGSAGNMGATRVMELAAELEARARAGDLTGASASVDAIDAAYDAVAGEVRAYRAAL from the coding sequence ATGGAATTGGTGTTGCCGGATAAGACGATTCTCGACCTGACCCGTTTGGAAGAGGCCTTCGAGGACGATACCGACGGGATCGCCGAGCTGCTCGATATGGCGCTGGAGACGGGCGCGAAGCACCGCCGGGTGCTGCGCGAAGGGATCGCCGAGAACGACGCGGACGTGGTGCGCAAAGCCGCGCACGGGATCAAAGGGAGCGCCGGCAACATGGGCGCGACGCGCGTGATGGAGCTTGCCGCCGAGCTCGAAGCGCGCGCGCGCGCCGGCGATCTGACCGGTGCGAGCGCATCCGTCGACGCGATCGACGCGGCCTACGATGCGGTCGCCGGCGAAGTGCGCGCGTATCGCGCGGCGCTCTAA
- a CDS encoding hybrid sensor histidine kinase/response regulator, which translates to MQATASFLSATRCSSNARKRLGHPTPGKRTLHTAEAGTDGRPRCAARRPPLVDSPVLDLATLPSSRPQRRAALLAILSLFVAAAATAPVAHTTLGTFPGFSALYGGAVVVGLAITAAIVFTQFAATQRPSLLALACGLLFCAIVFVPYILTIPVPGSAAVLGQHGNATEYLQAAWGCVLTASFVAYASISRREGGESHSGPRVAAALFATLAAAYIVIDVALTFGKQLPSLADERYLPGVVFVRCAMVVFAAVALVLLQWRPRHSVADVWLMVPAAALLAEPISDALGGGRYTVGWYLSHADVLIATTCLVIALLFETNRISRILTLSERRLRGIVNGVTDALIVVDPGGAIVSVNPAAERLFGLASPEARGAPVTQLLPDFDHAGPIAYFSAVETTARHARGELFPIELARGRDSSNESGETIVIVRDITQRKAADEAIRQAHDRAVEAAEVKSQFLATMSHEIRTPINAVVGMSELLMQTRLDDEAREYATTVRDSAESLLGIVNDILDFSKIEAGRMELEAAPFSPLVAVENATDILAAAARKKGLSLSTFVAPDVPQRVIGDADRLRQVLLNLLGNAVKFTAEGSVSVRAVVERIDGEDAVMHFSVTDTGPGIAPELADRLFEPFRQADQSTRRRYGGTGLGLSISRRIVELMGGRIGFDSSVGRGSTFWFTVPLTRVPDDLRGRNDALRGRRILVVDDETVARQVIDQYLLAWGAVASSTGNAAHGLELARAMAARGIAFEVAVIDRRAGGDGFSFAARMRSAPELKDLPLVLVTGSEEPAAEARARGFSGVVRKPIRQVTLHDALAGACTKTMPGPRLVEPLVMAPPREIVNVLVAEDNPVNRKLALQQLKKLGYAAHAVVDGREAIDAVASGAYDVVLMDCQMPEVDGFEATRAIRRAEATRGGHIPILAMTANALEGDREQCLAAGMDEYLAKPVQLATLSAAIERFVNGIGVAG; encoded by the coding sequence ATGCAGGCTACCGCTTCTTTTCTTTCGGCGACGCGATGTTCGTCGAACGCGAGGAAGCGGCTCGGGCACCCAACACCAGGTAAACGAACTCTTCACACGGCGGAGGCTGGAACGGACGGGCGGCCGCGGTGCGCCGCGAGAAGGCCGCCGCTGGTGGATTCTCCGGTACTCGACCTAGCGACCCTTCCCTCGTCTCGGCCGCAACGCCGCGCTGCGCTGTTGGCGATTCTGTCGTTGTTCGTCGCAGCCGCCGCGACGGCTCCGGTTGCGCACACCACGCTGGGGACGTTTCCGGGATTCTCTGCGCTCTACGGCGGCGCCGTTGTCGTCGGCTTGGCGATCACGGCGGCGATCGTGTTCACGCAGTTCGCCGCCACCCAGCGGCCGTCGCTGCTCGCGCTCGCCTGCGGCCTGCTGTTCTGCGCGATCGTCTTCGTGCCGTACATCCTCACCATCCCGGTGCCCGGGAGCGCCGCCGTTCTCGGCCAGCACGGCAACGCGACGGAGTATTTGCAGGCGGCGTGGGGGTGCGTGCTCACCGCCTCGTTCGTCGCGTACGCGTCGATCAGCCGTCGCGAGGGCGGCGAGTCGCACAGCGGACCGCGCGTCGCGGCGGCCCTGTTCGCGACCTTGGCCGCCGCGTATATCGTCATCGACGTCGCGCTGACGTTCGGAAAGCAGCTGCCGTCGCTCGCCGACGAGCGCTACCTGCCCGGGGTCGTCTTCGTGCGCTGCGCGATGGTCGTCTTCGCCGCGGTCGCGCTGGTGCTGCTGCAGTGGCGTCCGCGGCACAGCGTCGCCGACGTGTGGCTCATGGTCCCGGCCGCCGCGCTCCTGGCCGAGCCGATCAGCGATGCGCTCGGCGGCGGCCGCTATACCGTCGGCTGGTATCTCTCGCACGCCGACGTGCTGATCGCCACGACGTGTCTGGTCATCGCCCTGCTGTTCGAAACCAACCGCATCTCGCGGATCCTGACGCTGAGCGAGCGGCGCCTGCGCGGGATCGTCAACGGCGTCACCGACGCCCTGATCGTCGTCGATCCGGGCGGCGCGATCGTCTCGGTCAATCCCGCCGCCGAACGTCTCTTCGGGCTCGCATCGCCGGAAGCGCGCGGCGCGCCGGTGACGCAGCTGCTCCCCGACTTCGATCATGCCGGACCGATCGCGTACTTCTCGGCGGTCGAGACCACCGCACGCCACGCGCGCGGCGAACTCTTTCCGATCGAACTCGCGCGCGGCCGCGACAGCAGCAACGAAAGCGGCGAGACGATCGTGATCGTTCGCGACATCACGCAGCGCAAGGCCGCGGACGAGGCGATCCGCCAGGCGCACGACCGTGCCGTCGAAGCGGCCGAGGTGAAATCGCAGTTCCTCGCGACGATGAGCCACGAGATCCGCACGCCGATCAACGCGGTCGTCGGGATGTCGGAACTGCTGATGCAGACGCGGCTCGACGACGAAGCGCGCGAGTACGCGACGACGGTGCGCGACTCGGCGGAGTCGCTGCTGGGCATCGTCAACGACATCCTCGATTTCTCGAAGATCGAAGCCGGCCGCATGGAGCTGGAAGCGGCACCGTTCTCACCGCTCGTCGCGGTCGAGAACGCGACCGACATCCTCGCCGCCGCCGCGCGCAAGAAGGGGCTCTCGCTCTCGACGTTCGTCGCGCCGGACGTGCCGCAGCGCGTGATCGGCGACGCCGACCGCCTGCGCCAGGTGCTGCTGAACCTGCTCGGCAACGCAGTGAAGTTCACCGCCGAAGGCAGCGTCTCGGTGCGCGCGGTCGTCGAGCGCATCGACGGCGAGGACGCCGTGATGCATTTCTCGGTGACCGACACGGGCCCGGGGATCGCGCCCGAACTCGCCGACCGCCTCTTCGAGCCGTTCCGCCAGGCCGATCAATCGACGCGCCGCCGCTACGGCGGGACCGGCCTCGGCCTCTCGATCTCGCGCCGCATCGTCGAGCTGATGGGCGGCCGCATCGGCTTCGATTCGAGCGTCGGACGCGGCTCGACGTTCTGGTTCACCGTCCCGCTGACGCGCGTTCCCGACGATCTGCGCGGACGCAACGACGCGCTGCGCGGGCGCCGGATCCTCGTGGTCGACGACGAGACGGTGGCGCGCCAGGTGATCGATCAGTATCTGCTCGCCTGGGGAGCGGTGGCGTCGAGCACCGGCAACGCCGCACACGGCCTCGAACTCGCGCGCGCGATGGCGGCGCGCGGCATCGCCTTCGAGGTCGCCGTGATCGACCGGCGCGCCGGCGGCGACGGCTTCTCGTTCGCGGCGCGCATGCGCTCCGCGCCGGAGCTCAAAGATCTGCCGCTCGTGCTCGTCACCGGCAGCGAGGAGCCGGCCGCGGAAGCGCGCGCGCGCGGATTCTCCGGCGTCGTGCGCAAGCCGATCCGCCAAGTCACCCTGCACGACGCGCTCGCCGGCGCGTGTACCAAGACCATGCCGGGGCCGCGCCTGGTCGAACCGCTGGTCATGGCGCCCCCGCGCGAGATCGTCAACGTGCTCGTCGCCGAAGACAATCCGGTGAACCGGAAGCTCGCGCTGCAGCAGCTCAAGAAACTCGGCTACGCCGCGCACGCCGTCGTCGACGGCCGCGAAGCGATCGACGCGGTGGCGAGCGGCGCGTACGACGTGGTGCTGATGGACTGCCAGATGCCCGAGGTCGACGGCTTCGAAGCGACGCGCGCGATCCGCCGCGCCGAGGCGACGCGCGGCGGACACATCCCGATCCTCGCGATGACCGCGAACGCGCTCGAAGGCGATCGCGAGCAGTGTCTGGCCGCGGGGATGGACGAATATCTTGCCAAACCGGTCCAGCTCGCGACGCTCTCAGCGGCGATCGAACGCTTCGTGAATGGAATTGGTGTTGCCGGATAA
- the queA gene encoding tRNA preQ1(34) S-adenosylmethionine ribosyltransferase-isomerase QueA, which translates to MAAPGPYGPRDVAAYDYDLPDALVAREPAAQRDGSRLLVVARDGAPEHRTFAEFPSLLRAGDVLVINETRVIRARLRARRDGGGAAEVLLLRPHGGAVFDLQAREWIALVRPGRKLRPGARLRIGDAGATITGMLADGPRTLRFDEGVDLEALLERHGEVPLPPYVAPQRGPEGGDDPRSARYQTVFARVPGSVAAPTASLHFTPEVLDAVRARGVVLTPLVLDVGIGTFRPMSGTTIDEHVMHAERYAIRPDTAAAVRQAHRDGRRVIAAGTTVLRALEGAALRDGTVHGGDGETDLFVTPGFRFRVVDALLTNFHLPRSTLLVLVAAFAGYARTREAYRAAIDAGYRFFSFGDAMFVEREEAARAPNTR; encoded by the coding sequence ATAGCGGCGCCCGGCCCGTACGGTCCGCGCGACGTCGCGGCGTACGACTACGACCTCCCCGACGCGCTGGTTGCACGCGAGCCGGCCGCGCAGCGCGACGGCTCGCGCCTGCTCGTCGTCGCGCGCGACGGCGCGCCGGAGCACCGTACGTTCGCGGAGTTTCCGTCGCTGCTGCGCGCGGGCGACGTGCTCGTCATCAACGAGACGCGGGTGATCCGCGCCCGTCTGCGCGCGCGCCGCGACGGCGGCGGCGCGGCGGAAGTGCTGCTGCTGCGGCCGCACGGCGGTGCGGTCTTCGATCTGCAGGCGCGCGAGTGGATCGCGCTGGTGCGGCCGGGCCGCAAGCTGCGCCCCGGCGCGCGGCTCCGGATCGGCGATGCCGGAGCGACGATCACCGGAATGCTGGCGGACGGCCCGCGGACGCTGCGTTTCGACGAGGGGGTCGACCTCGAGGCGCTCCTGGAGCGGCATGGAGAGGTGCCGCTCCCGCCGTACGTCGCGCCGCAGCGCGGTCCGGAGGGCGGCGACGACCCGCGCTCGGCGCGCTATCAAACGGTGTTCGCGCGCGTCCCCGGCAGCGTCGCCGCGCCGACGGCGTCCCTGCACTTCACGCCCGAGGTTCTGGATGCGGTGCGCGCGCGCGGCGTGGTCCTGACGCCGCTCGTCCTCGACGTCGGGATCGGCACGTTCCGGCCGATGAGCGGGACCACGATCGACGAGCACGTCATGCACGCCGAGCGCTATGCGATCCGGCCCGACACCGCCGCGGCAGTGCGGCAGGCGCACCGCGACGGACGGCGCGTCATCGCCGCGGGGACGACGGTGCTGCGCGCGCTCGAAGGCGCCGCGCTGCGCGACGGAACGGTCCACGGCGGCGACGGCGAAACCGACCTGTTCGTGACGCCGGGCTTCAGGTTTCGCGTCGTCGACGCGCTGCTGACGAACTTCCACCTGCCGCGCTCGACCTTGCTCGTACTCGTCGCCGCCTTCGCCGGGTACGCGCGGACCCGCGAGGCGTACCGCGCCGCCATCGATGCAGGCTACCGCTTCTTTTCTTTCGGCGACGCGATGTTCGTCGAACGCGAGGAAGCGGCTCGGGCACCCAACACCAGGTAA
- a CDS encoding PilZ domain-containing protein yields the protein MADDKRAENGVRLRKFIDVVVEDKPSYTLFRGAIADISVTGMRVISDQYLPKGTRYTFTMKRAPWLEVRGEVRWVRAFERDTFQCGVLFVEMNDGDRGRLASFVEIERTRVPTSS from the coding sequence GTGGCTGACGACAAACGCGCCGAGAACGGCGTCCGCCTGCGCAAGTTCATCGACGTCGTCGTCGAGGACAAACCGTCGTACACGCTCTTTCGCGGCGCGATCGCCGACATCAGCGTGACCGGGATGCGGGTGATCTCCGATCAGTATCTGCCCAAGGGGACGCGCTATACGTTCACGATGAAGCGCGCGCCGTGGCTGGAGGTTCGCGGAGAAGTGCGCTGGGTGCGCGCGTTCGAGCGCGACACGTTTCAGTGCGGCGTGCTGTTCGTCGAGATGAACGACGGCGACCGCGGACGGCTGGCGTCGTTCGTCGAGATCGAGCGCACGCGCGTGCCGACTTCGTCATAG
- a CDS encoding SpoIID/LytB domain-containing protein, with product MLARAQFLWGLGAGTTTVATGGLDVWDPQTQQIRVLVAGDARGETPQVFADGTFGFAGKRWRGAPSTIGTPDGHFQLVTTIDVDAYLRGVVPLEASPSWPPASLQAQAIVARTFALARRTLSRPYDVRSDDADQHWGGVVAESPASTAAIDATRGRTLQFAGGPAAVFYSSCCGGHTADIAATWGSTPLPYLRGVGDPHCVPAPDYRWTREIALDRVLAAFGTRTGGTLASATPVDPDDSGRPHGVRLSGAQTVTVPVAEFRRALGAETVRSTWVRSLRVDASQAAPRLLIEGSGRGHGVGLCQWGARYFASAGASAAEILAFYFPGTAVSGG from the coding sequence ATGCTCGCACGCGCGCAGTTCCTGTGGGGGCTCGGGGCCGGGACGACGACCGTCGCGACGGGCGGCCTCGACGTGTGGGATCCGCAGACGCAGCAGATCCGCGTGCTCGTCGCGGGCGACGCGCGCGGCGAGACGCCGCAGGTCTTCGCCGACGGGACGTTCGGGTTCGCGGGGAAGCGCTGGCGCGGCGCGCCGTCGACGATCGGGACGCCCGACGGGCACTTCCAGCTCGTCACGACGATCGACGTTGATGCTTACCTGCGCGGCGTCGTCCCGCTCGAGGCGTCGCCATCGTGGCCGCCGGCGTCGCTGCAGGCGCAGGCGATCGTCGCGCGCACCTTCGCGCTCGCGCGCCGTACGCTCTCGCGGCCGTACGACGTCCGCTCCGACGACGCGGATCAGCATTGGGGCGGCGTCGTGGCCGAGTCGCCGGCATCGACAGCGGCGATCGACGCCACGCGCGGACGCACCTTGCAGTTCGCTGGCGGTCCGGCCGCGGTGTTTTATTCGTCGTGCTGCGGCGGACACACCGCCGACATCGCCGCGACATGGGGCAGCACGCCGTTGCCGTACTTGCGCGGTGTCGGCGATCCGCACTGCGTCCCTGCACCCGATTACCGCTGGACCCGCGAGATCGCCCTCGACCGCGTCCTCGCCGCTTTCGGCACGCGCACCGGTGGAACGCTCGCGTCGGCGACGCCCGTCGATCCCGACGACAGCGGCCGCCCGCACGGCGTGCGGCTCAGCGGCGCGCAGACCGTCACCGTTCCCGTTGCCGAGTTCCGGCGGGCGCTCGGCGCGGAGACGGTGCGCAGCACCTGGGTGCGTTCGCTGCGCGTCGACGCGTCGCAGGCTGCGCCGCGGCTGCTCATCGAAGGCTCGGGCCGTGGACACGGCGTCGGTTTGTGCCAGTGGGGCGCGCGCTACTTCGCCTCCGCCGGCGCGTCCGCCGCGGAGATCCTCGCGTTCTACTTTCCGGGGACCGCAGTGAGCGGTGGCTGA
- the ruvB gene encoding Holliday junction branch migration DNA helicase RuvB translates to MRKRVVGGDNAPPADDAPRIVGADASLEDEVYGATLRPRRFDDYVGQTQVVENLRIAIDAAARRGEPLEHVLFSGPPGLGKTTLANLIARATGGTLRPTSGPTMEKPKDLVGILTALEPGDVLFIDEIHRLGSVVEEYLYPAMEDFQIDFVVDRGAYAKTLRLPLKRFTLIGATTRAGMLSAPLRDRFGIVHHLAYYEPPELQQIVERSARVLEIAIEDAGARTIAERSRGTPRIANRLLRRVRDFAEVRAGGVITAEVADEALRREGVDALGLDRLDRAYIETIARQYGGGPVGINAIAATLTEDVETLEDVVEPYLLKIGLVQRTASGRKTTPAAHAHLGLPSSSAPQPRLF, encoded by the coding sequence GTGCGCAAGCGCGTCGTCGGCGGCGACAACGCGCCGCCGGCGGACGACGCGCCGCGGATCGTCGGCGCCGACGCCTCGCTCGAAGACGAAGTCTACGGCGCGACTCTGCGCCCGCGCAGGTTCGACGACTACGTCGGCCAGACGCAGGTCGTCGAAAACCTGCGCATCGCGATCGACGCCGCGGCGCGGCGCGGCGAACCCCTCGAGCACGTGCTCTTCTCCGGCCCGCCGGGACTCGGAAAGACGACGCTTGCGAACCTCATCGCGCGCGCCACCGGCGGGACGCTGCGTCCGACCTCCGGGCCGACGATGGAAAAACCGAAAGACCTGGTCGGCATCCTCACTGCGCTCGAACCCGGCGACGTGCTGTTCATCGACGAGATTCACCGGCTGGGAAGCGTCGTCGAAGAGTATCTCTATCCGGCGATGGAGGATTTTCAGATCGACTTCGTCGTCGATCGCGGCGCGTACGCGAAGACGCTGAGACTGCCGCTGAAACGCTTCACGCTGATCGGCGCGACGACGCGCGCGGGCATGCTCTCCGCGCCGTTGCGCGACCGCTTCGGGATCGTGCACCACCTCGCGTATTACGAGCCGCCCGAGCTGCAGCAGATCGTCGAGCGCAGCGCGCGCGTGCTGGAGATCGCGATCGAGGACGCCGGCGCGCGAACGATCGCGGAGCGCAGCCGCGGTACCCCGCGCATCGCGAACCGTCTCCTGCGCCGGGTGCGGGACTTCGCCGAGGTGCGCGCGGGCGGCGTGATCACCGCCGAGGTCGCCGACGAAGCGCTGCGCCGGGAAGGCGTCGACGCGCTCGGGCTCGACCGCCTCGACCGCGCGTACATCGAGACGATCGCGCGCCAGTACGGCGGCGGCCCGGTCGGAATCAATGCGATTGCGGCGACGTTGACCGAAGACGTGGAGACTCTTGAAGACGTCGTCGAACCTTATCTGCTCAAGATCGGTCTCGTGCAGCGCACCGCCAGCGGCCGCAAGACGACCCCGGCGGCGCACGCGCACCTCGGCCTGCCCAGCTCGTCTGCCCCGCAGCCGCGACTGTTCTGA